The following is a genomic window from Salinibacterium sp. UTAS2018.
AGCGCGGACCGGCAGCGATCACGAGTCCTTCATTGCGTGCAGCAAGTACGAGTTGTGAACTCACGGGTTGGCCGAGGTTGATCCACGCGGTCATTCCGCCCGGCGTGTGGGGCACTTGCCAGGACGGCAGTTGCTCGGCGAGGAGGGAGGAGAGGTGCTCGCGGCCGGCCCGGAGTGACGTGCGCCGAGCATCCAGAATCGCCGGATAGCTCTCGAGAATGTTGGTGACGACGAGTTGTTCGAGCAGCGGAGTACCGAGGTCACCGGCAGAGCGGGCGCGCACGAGTTGGCGAATCGTGGCGTGGTCGGCGCGAATCCAGCCGGTGCGCAGTCCACCCCAGATTGTCTTGCCGACCGAGCCCACCGAGATGGCATTGCCGTGCGCGGCGAAGGGTAAACGGCTACCGGAGCCATCAAGGTCGAGTTCAGCCATCGTCTCGTCTGCGATGACCGCAGTGCCGTGCCGGGCAGCGAGCGACAGCACCTTTTCGCGCAGCTCATCGGGCATCGATTGGCCCGTCGGGTTGTGAAAGTCGGGCATGAGATAGGCGAGCGAAGGGCTCGTGCGCTGGATGGCCTGCTCGACGGCGATGGCATCCCAGCCGGTCTCGGTCGAGACTCCGACGGGAACGAGGCGAGCGCCAGCGGCACGCAGCGCATCGAGGGCGTGCGGGTAACTCGGGTTCTCCATGAGGGCACGGTCGCCACGCGACATCAGCGTGCGAGAGATGAGCGCGATGGCGTGCTGGGCGCCGAGCGTCACCATGATCTGGTCGGGGCTC
Proteins encoded in this region:
- a CDS encoding PLP-dependent aminotransferase family protein, which translates into the protein MNSLSARALVVMMGEWRAAGANAAYLAVSDRIRLLIMDGRILTSTRLPAERELALALGVSRTTVTAAYSALREGGYVESTRGSGSVAQLPHRASLIPDPAAPQMLDFSKSTIAAAPEVIEASRRAAEQLPAYLGESGFDPVGIPVLREAIAQRYADRGLPTSPDQIMVTLGAQHAIALISRTLMSRGDRALMENPSYPHALDALRAAGARLVPVGVSTETGWDAIAVEQAIQRTSPSLAYLMPDFHNPTGQSMPDELREKVLSLAARHGTAVIADETMAELDLDGSGSRLPFAAHGNAISVGSVGKTIWGGLRTGWIRADHATIRQLVRARSAGDLGTPLLEQLVVTNILESYPAILDARRTSLRAGREHLSSLLAEQLPSWQVPHTPGGMTAWINLGQPVSSQLVLAARNEGLVIAAGPRFGMDGAFERFLRIPFSMGSAELEQGVSALAAAWSTVMRHPFSPASSEFANVV